In one window of Maribacter sp. BPC-D8 DNA:
- a CDS encoding EcsC family protein has protein sequence MLVKNVISREDLETIKKCKASMEHIGWAIKGVNIIGNSLETGARFIPEKALNVLQKSTEKILLGLLKANLLTISKNKPLKEPSSITYKAIVIGSGTVGGFFGSTTGIGTAIFASEMTITTKYILRSIMDIARSQGEDIYSLEGQMQCMEVFALGGKSKDDDGMDTSYYVARAALSSTLKNLTSASLQAAIKTAANSSVVFGSSAMNKFITQIAARFSVLISEKFMAQAVPIAGALGGGSMNFIFINHFQKMATSHFTLRRLERKYGEDAVREAYSKI, from the coding sequence ATGCTCGTAAAAAATGTCATTTCTAGAGAAGACCTTGAAACCATTAAAAAGTGTAAAGCTTCAATGGAGCATATAGGTTGGGCTATAAAAGGAGTTAATATTATTGGAAACTCTTTAGAAACAGGAGCTAGATTTATTCCTGAAAAAGCGCTAAATGTCCTTCAAAAATCTACAGAAAAAATATTGCTGGGATTATTAAAGGCTAATCTCCTTACCATTTCAAAAAACAAACCGTTAAAAGAACCTTCTAGTATTACGTATAAAGCTATAGTTATTGGCTCAGGAACTGTTGGTGGTTTTTTTGGCTCGACTACGGGTATTGGAACAGCCATTTTCGCTTCTGAAATGACCATTACCACAAAGTACATTTTACGCAGTATTATGGATATAGCTAGAAGCCAGGGTGAGGATATTTATTCCCTTGAAGGGCAAATGCAATGTATGGAAGTATTTGCGTTAGGCGGTAAGTCAAAAGATGATGATGGTATGGACACAAGCTATTATGTAGCACGCGCTGCTTTGTCATCAACTTTAAAGAATCTTACTTCGGCTAGCTTACAAGCGGCTATTAAGACTGCAGCAAATAGTTCTGTTGTTTTTGGTTCTAGTGCTATGAATAAATTCATCACCCAAATAGCAGCGAGATTTAGTGTATTAATTAGCGAGAAGTTTATGGCACAAGCTGTTCCAATTGCCGGAGCACTAGGTGGCGGTTCTATGAACTTTATTTTTATCAATCATTTTCAGAAAATGGCGACTTCACACTTTACACTAAGAAGGTTGGAGCGTAAATATGGTGAAGATGCTGTGAGGGAGGCATATTCAAAAATCTAA
- a CDS encoding tetratricopeptide repeat protein: MKKILVITILLITTQNLISQTAEELNSKGIELAKKGKIDEAFLIFEKAITLYPDSPGPYSNRGNVYRMRKEYDLAINDYSKSLDLNPDNLSVRYSRADTYMDNGKFEMAISDYSKIIEKKPTFSDIYFDRAYANIRLEKYGNAKIDLESQLEITPKDFKSLANLINIKTKLELFDEALADYQKIVTEFPNQPNLHILYNNWASLYREIEKPKEALLKINKALNLKKSYDIGLFNRAGIYLELGEEKNACKDFKKALMLDLEKNKHFEADEDFEKLKKLCE, from the coding sequence ATGAAGAAAATTTTAGTCATAACAATTCTATTGATTACAACGCAAAATCTAATTTCTCAAACAGCAGAAGAACTTAACTCAAAAGGAATTGAACTTGCTAAAAAAGGAAAAATAGACGAAGCATTCTTAATTTTTGAAAAAGCAATAACTCTTTATCCAGATTCACCAGGGCCATATTCAAACAGAGGAAATGTTTATCGAATGAGAAAAGAATATGACCTCGCAATTAATGATTATTCTAAATCTTTGGATTTAAATCCTGATAATTTAAGTGTCCGTTATTCGAGAGCTGACACCTATATGGATAATGGAAAGTTTGAAATGGCTATATCTGACTATTCTAAAATAATCGAAAAAAAACCTACTTTCTCTGATATTTACTTTGATAGAGCTTATGCAAATATCAGGTTAGAGAAATATGGGAATGCCAAAATAGATTTAGAATCACAATTAGAAATAACACCAAAAGATTTCAAGTCATTAGCGAATCTGATAAACATAAAAACTAAATTAGAATTGTTTGATGAAGCATTAGCAGATTATCAAAAAATAGTGACTGAATTTCCAAATCAGCCAAACCTTCACATTCTTTATAACAATTGGGCAAGTCTTTATAGAGAAATTGAGAAACCAAAAGAAGCATTATTAAAAATCAATAAAGCTTTGAATTTGAAAAAAAGCTATGATATTGGACTTTTCAATCGAGCAGGTATTTATTTGGAACTTGGTGAGGAAAAAAATGCTTGTAAAGACTTTAAGAAAGCACTTATGTTAGACCTTGAAAAGAATAAGCATTTCGAAGCTGATGAAGATTTTGAGAAACTTAAAAAATTATGTGAATAA
- a CDS encoding histidine phosphatase family protein, translated as MHRRKILFITHANVVVDPNKPVPEWGLSQKGKERHLLFNSNTETKNITAVYASYEQKAIDGGLILSNHLGIALQKIESLKENDRSSTGFLYEEEFQATANDFFANPNQSIRGWEKAINAQNRIVSAMKNIISTDKSSGDIAVVAHGGVGTLLFCFLAGKEISRQYDQPPNGGGNFFTFYIDNFEIIHDWRDIGLAD; from the coding sequence ATGCATAGAAGAAAAATTCTCTTTATAACACATGCAAATGTAGTAGTTGACCCAAACAAACCTGTACCCGAATGGGGTTTATCGCAAAAGGGAAAAGAACGCCATTTATTGTTCAATTCGAATACTGAAACAAAGAATATTACAGCAGTTTATGCTAGTTACGAGCAAAAAGCCATTGACGGCGGTCTCATTTTATCTAACCATTTAGGTATTGCATTACAAAAGATCGAATCTTTAAAAGAAAACGACAGATCATCTACAGGGTTTCTATATGAAGAAGAATTTCAAGCCACAGCGAACGATTTCTTTGCAAATCCAAATCAGTCCATTAGAGGCTGGGAAAAAGCTATTAACGCTCAAAACAGAATTGTTTCCGCCATGAAAAATATAATTTCAACAGATAAGAGTTCTGGCGATATTGCGGTGGTCGCTCATGGCGGTGTTGGAACATTACTTTTCTGCTTCTTGGCAGGTAAAGAAATATCAAGACAATACGACCAACCACCAAATGGTGGCGGTAATTTTTTTACTTTTTATATAGACAATTTCGAAATCATACATGATTGGCGAGACATTGGTTTAGCAGACTAA
- a CDS encoding tetratricopeptide repeat protein has product MKKFFKYLFIFLGSVILFVVIGSTIWWQIKPDTEKSNFLVAVHQYEKALEYDPENSDAWMERSVSYNKAGDFNKGFEYLNKAVEMDPIKHLGYRGWIRLRKMRDYDKALLDFDKLDNLTPNVSDAPWGEDIDFLRGECYFGKKNYPKAIEMFNRNIKTQKEDWVDIHTFVYLGICEYELGNYEKAITEFQRALQPSESVPESHFGIAKAYQKLGDLEKSKAHILKAESNIAFKRDDYYNEYLNEIYLSEIVDFKDALEN; this is encoded by the coding sequence TTGAAGAAATTTTTTAAATACCTATTCATTTTTTTGGGGTCCGTAATTCTATTTGTGGTTATTGGATCAACCATTTGGTGGCAAATAAAACCAGATACCGAGAAATCGAACTTTCTTGTGGCTGTTCATCAATATGAAAAGGCACTAGAATACGACCCAGAAAATAGCGATGCTTGGATGGAGCGTTCCGTTTCATATAATAAAGCCGGAGATTTTAATAAAGGGTTTGAATATTTAAATAAAGCTGTTGAAATGGACCCTATTAAACACTTAGGGTATCGTGGGTGGATCAGATTGCGTAAAATGCGTGATTACGACAAAGCCCTACTCGACTTTGATAAACTTGATAACCTTACCCCAAACGTCTCTGACGCACCCTGGGGCGAGGATATTGACTTTTTACGTGGAGAATGTTATTTCGGCAAAAAAAACTACCCAAAAGCGATTGAAATGTTTAACCGTAACATTAAAACTCAAAAAGAAGATTGGGTAGATATACATACGTTCGTCTACCTAGGAATTTGCGAATATGAATTGGGTAATTACGAAAAAGCAATAACCGAATTTCAACGCGCATTACAGCCATCGGAAAGCGTACCAGAGTCCCACTTCGGCATTGCAAAAGCATATCAAAAACTTGGAGATTTGGAGAAATCCAAAGCCCATATTCTTAAAGCAGAAAGTAATATAGCCTTTAAACGAGACGATTATTACAACGAATATTTAAATGAAATCTACCTATCAGAAATAGTAGATTTTAAAGATGCTTTGGAGAACTAA
- a CDS encoding nucleoside monophosphate kinase, whose translation MKKIQIVIADYNSGSQTFCEKLNEINSSKNIDLRELIRSEIREKSVLGKEIKDCIDKGKLLDTNLINKLITKEISKYHSDITILNYPRTEEQYNSLIKIINIDKFWHLKLDNIDYLAKKEYLKIDKNYSAKYDITIETIKKKIITKQNEYQLIVDIMQKDLNYTLISIDYGKESSMIDYFIDKIKSA comes from the coding sequence ATGAAGAAAATACAAATTGTAATAGCTGATTATAATTCTGGAAGTCAAACTTTTTGTGAGAAACTAAATGAGATAAACTCCTCCAAAAATATTGATTTAAGGGAATTAATTAGAAGTGAGATAAGAGAAAAATCTGTATTAGGAAAAGAGATTAAAGACTGTATTGATAAAGGGAAACTTTTAGATACCAACCTTATTAATAAACTAATTACTAAAGAGATATCTAAATACCACTCTGATATAACAATACTTAATTATCCTAGAACTGAGGAACAATACAATTCTTTGATTAAAATTATTAATATTGATAAATTTTGGCATCTAAAACTGGACAACATAGATTACCTAGCCAAAAAAGAATATTTAAAAATCGATAAAAATTATTCTGCAAAATATGATATAACCATTGAAACCATAAAAAAGAAAATAATTACTAAACAAAATGAATATCAGTTGATTGTAGACATAATGCAAAAAGATTTAAATTATACTTTGATAAGCATTGACTACGGAAAGGAATCAAGTATGATTGATTACTTTATAGACAAAATAAAAAGTGCATAA
- a CDS encoding T6SS immunity protein Tdi1 domain-containing protein has protein sequence MLEKFIALANSEKNNENSFFESKNDFPEEINFLFKNYSNATFIDGYFSLVNSIEYQEVLKEVYTPFKEPSNCFAKDAFGNLYVWENESIKLINIRYKVSEIIGRKPSVFFNLKMTDNGFLEKRLKINMFYEAKKKLGELKQNECYGYEPLLTLGGSEKVEFLKKVKIKEHISIIAQLTGKIE, from the coding sequence ATGTTAGAGAAGTTTATTGCATTAGCTAATTCTGAAAAAAACAATGAAAATTCTTTTTTCGAATCTAAAAATGATTTTCCAGAAGAAATCAATTTTTTATTTAAAAACTACTCTAATGCAACTTTTATAGACGGATATTTTTCCTTGGTAAATTCAATCGAGTACCAGGAAGTTTTAAAGGAAGTTTACACTCCCTTTAAAGAACCTTCTAATTGTTTTGCTAAAGATGCTTTTGGTAATTTATATGTTTGGGAAAATGAATCTATTAAATTAATTAATATTAGATATAAGGTTTCCGAAATTATAGGTAGAAAGCCTTCTGTGTTTTTTAATTTAAAAATGACCGATAATGGTTTTTTAGAAAAAAGATTGAAAATTAATATGTTTTATGAAGCTAAGAAAAAGTTAGGGGAATTAAAACAAAATGAATGCTATGGCTACGAACCTCTTTTAACTCTTGGTGGCTCAGAAAAAGTAGAATTTCTTAAAAAGGTTAAAATTAAAGAACATATTTCTATCATTGCTCAATTAACAGGTAAAATAGAATAA
- a CDS encoding Imm19 family immunity protein: MENLITRNDIMENQTFFWFSYFSWFRGFDEINELNIDEALANVIQVDTDKINKWSETFFSSINGKQRFIGGKLSKNLSFQIEFLEEEITFYINEQYIGNLGGHFEAWYLTLDEISVFEKYDFIFLLLLPMVGITKNELDFTKELISKNLKSIPKFKNQSEYISECIANGLVMHGEFYTDEKIGIVNNQNHSVRNINKYPDYRENVLKLNNTLK, translated from the coding sequence ATGGAAAATCTAATCACTAGAAATGACATCATGGAAAATCAAACATTTTTTTGGTTTTCATACTTTTCGTGGTTTAGAGGTTTTGATGAAATTAATGAACTAAACATTGACGAAGCTTTAGCAAATGTTATACAAGTTGACACTGATAAAATTAACAAGTGGTCAGAAACTTTTTTTTCATCAATAAATGGAAAACAAAGGTTTATTGGCGGAAAATTGTCTAAAAATCTATCCTTTCAAATAGAATTTCTTGAAGAGGAAATCACGTTTTATATAAATGAGCAATATATTGGAAACTTAGGCGGACACTTTGAAGCCTGGTATTTGACTTTAGACGAAATCAGTGTTTTTGAAAAATATGATTTTATTTTTCTATTGTTACTACCAATGGTTGGTATTACAAAAAATGAGCTTGACTTTACAAAAGAGCTTATCAGTAAAAATTTAAAATCAATACCTAAATTTAAAAATCAAAGTGAATACATATCCGAATGTATAGCTAACGGTTTAGTTATGCATGGGGAATTTTATACTGATGAAAAAATAGGGATTGTAAACAATCAAAACCATAGTGTTAGAAACATAAATAAATATCCTGATTACAGGGAAAATGTGCTAAAGTTGAATAACACACTAAAATAA